A window of the Chloroflexus sp. Y-396-1 genome harbors these coding sequences:
- a CDS encoding PD40 domain-containing protein, which produces MRRFRLERAFLSVILLGVLLAGCTFVPVGEDEQIANIQTIVAGTPSATPTATATATATATATATPTFGPSPTATATATATATPLPPTPTPNPALAGFGYCTQTVGVPTGRFSATLQELRTVGNPAFEQLDVLFELSPGSAPLSAMVSCLTLADARIGAAPSALATPYVVRIELSGWLRDDRFAASLPAQTLTFTTTRTISQAIILVDPQADVGATILLPLAEPVPFRVTLTDNRLSIAVARTPTFGVASDTLRVPAGSSPATLEPLFFLFDGDVWKLDANTTAVGEGMTRRLAGAVNLTASAETETHLAVSPNGDYLAFCRSEAGLDPADAALAVPSTLWLLPLAGGEAQPLAQVGVSCADPVFSPDGATIAFAVDETGALPTQWMIYTIPVRGGEPTRIETVFDEWSRFAPQWLSGNRLLYRAEAPDGRSSLFLRLPTGEVRDVGAALLTDERLVVRYRGFGTLLASPNGEYVAVEALRADDPGADLLILDNAGQLVERIGTQRVTLPPPTPTPTASPTATPTPTPTVTPTGTVTPQPPTATPTATALPTATPEGIPPQPIREGPFWSRPLGWDAEGRLLYLTTLCASDLVQDYQLYRWRGLRRSELLATGQSTGGIGSTIVHNQQLFYAAVAGADLGPRGPQTQSQRYATALWVWDVERGDRQILLDLVRGVRALR; this is translated from the coding sequence GTGAGGCGTTTCCGTCTTGAGCGTGCTTTTCTGAGCGTCATTCTCCTGGGCGTCTTGCTAGCAGGATGTACGTTCGTTCCGGTTGGTGAAGACGAACAGATCGCGAATATTCAGACAATTGTTGCCGGTACACCATCGGCAACACCAACAGCGACGGCTACCGCAACGGCGACAGCGACCGCAACAGCGACGCCAACATTTGGGCCATCGCCAACTGCCACCGCAACGGCGACGGCAACGGCTACTCCCTTACCTCCTACACCAACGCCGAATCCGGCCCTGGCCGGGTTTGGCTACTGTACCCAAACCGTCGGTGTGCCGACCGGTCGCTTCTCAGCCACACTGCAAGAGCTACGAACGGTGGGAAATCCGGCATTCGAGCAACTTGATGTGCTCTTTGAATTAAGCCCTGGTTCGGCGCCACTGAGCGCAATGGTGAGCTGTCTGACGCTGGCCGATGCACGAATAGGAGCAGCTCCGTCTGCACTCGCGACACCGTATGTAGTGCGCATTGAGCTTTCCGGCTGGTTGCGTGACGATCGGTTTGCCGCTTCGTTACCGGCACAGACACTCACATTTACCACGACCCGTACCATCTCACAGGCAATCATACTGGTTGATCCCCAGGCAGATGTAGGGGCAACGATCTTACTTCCGCTCGCCGAACCGGTTCCGTTCCGGGTCACGTTGACCGACAATCGTCTGTCGATTGCCGTGGCGCGCACGCCAACTTTCGGTGTGGCGAGTGATACGTTACGAGTGCCGGCTGGCAGCTCTCCTGCGACGTTGGAACCATTGTTCTTCTTGTTCGATGGTGATGTCTGGAAACTCGATGCCAATACGACAGCGGTTGGTGAGGGGATGACGCGCCGCCTGGCAGGGGCCGTCAATCTGACCGCTTCGGCTGAAACCGAAACTCACCTTGCTGTCAGTCCAAATGGTGATTATCTGGCGTTCTGTCGATCTGAAGCAGGCCTTGATCCGGCTGATGCTGCGCTAGCTGTGCCGTCGACTCTCTGGTTGCTCCCGCTCGCCGGCGGTGAAGCACAACCATTGGCCCAGGTAGGGGTGAGTTGCGCCGATCCAGTGTTCAGTCCTGATGGTGCAACGATTGCGTTTGCAGTTGATGAAACCGGTGCGCTGCCAACGCAGTGGATGATCTACACGATTCCGGTGAGAGGCGGTGAACCGACCCGGATCGAGACGGTGTTCGATGAATGGAGTCGCTTTGCGCCACAATGGTTAAGTGGGAACCGCTTGTTGTACCGTGCAGAAGCGCCGGATGGGCGAAGTTCACTTTTCTTACGGCTGCCAACCGGTGAGGTACGTGATGTAGGAGCTGCACTCCTCACCGATGAGCGATTAGTTGTGCGGTATCGTGGTTTCGGAACATTGCTGGCCAGTCCTAACGGTGAGTATGTGGCGGTCGAAGCCTTGCGTGCCGATGACCCCGGCGCCGATCTGCTCATCCTCGATAACGCCGGTCAGCTTGTCGAGCGGATCGGTACCCAGCGCGTCACGTTACCACCACCTACACCAACACCCACTGCAAGTCCAACGGCGACACCGACACCAACGCCAACCGTGACACCAACCGGGACAGTTACCCCGCAGCCACCAACGGCAACGCCTACTGCGACTGCGCTACCGACGGCAACACCGGAAGGAATACCGCCCCAACCGATACGCGAAGGGCCTTTCTGGAGTCGTCCGTTAGGATGGGATGCTGAGGGACGCTTGCTGTACCTCACCACACTATGCGCCAGTGATCTGGTACAAGATTATCAGCTCTACCGCTGGCGCGGTCTCCGGCGCAGCGAGTTGTTGGCAACCGGACAGAGCACGGGAGGTATCGGATCGACTATCGTGCACAACCAACAATTGTTCTACGCCGCAGTAGCCGGTGCTGATCTTGGCCCACGTGGGCCACAGACGCAGAGCCAGCGTTACGCAACGGCCCTATGGGTTTGGGATGTAGAGCGTGGTGATCGGCAGATACTACTCGATCTGGTACGTGGCGTGCGCGCGCTGCGGTGA
- a CDS encoding response regulator transcription factor: MSVTTLIIVHAVSLFRDGLRLALSARPEFTVVGEASNGQQAIQLVDQADPDLVLMDIDLPGVNGLEVARVIKRSHPHVAVVLFGPVNDGASVVKAIRAGVSACVPPNVEFVDLLETLQQVRRGEYPINDLVLSSPEVAATVLEAFRQMVGDDEIQTVFSPLSTRELEVLELVASGYTNREIAARLDISNQTVKNHISSILRKLAVNDRTQAVVYALRRGWIKVMLPDE; this comes from the coding sequence GTGAGTGTGACTACGCTGATTATCGTGCATGCTGTCTCGTTGTTCCGAGATGGTCTGCGCCTTGCGCTATCAGCAAGACCCGAATTTACGGTGGTTGGTGAAGCCAGTAACGGTCAGCAAGCGATCCAATTGGTTGATCAGGCTGACCCTGATCTGGTACTGATGGATATTGATCTGCCGGGTGTGAATGGGCTTGAAGTAGCACGGGTGATTAAGCGTAGTCATCCTCATGTCGCAGTGGTATTGTTTGGCCCGGTGAATGATGGGGCATCAGTGGTAAAAGCGATTCGGGCCGGCGTTTCGGCGTGCGTACCACCAAATGTGGAGTTTGTCGATCTGCTTGAGACGCTACAGCAAGTACGGCGAGGGGAGTATCCGATTAACGATCTGGTGCTCTCTTCGCCGGAAGTGGCGGCAACCGTGTTGGAAGCATTTCGGCAGATGGTTGGTGATGACGAAATCCAGACCGTTTTTTCACCATTATCGACACGTGAACTCGAGGTGCTTGAGTTAGTGGCAAGCGGATACACGAATCGCGAGATAGCCGCTCGATTGGACATCAGCAATCAGACGGTCAAAAACCACATCTCGTCGATTTTGCGGAAACTGGCAGTGAATGATCGTACTCAGGCAGTTGTTTACGCACTTCGACGGGGTTGGATCAAAGTTATGTTGCCAGATGAGTGA